The proteins below come from a single Chryseobacterium sp. MA9 genomic window:
- a CDS encoding DUF4835 family protein, with amino-acid sequence MKKIISLFFLFLIYTQSFSQELLATVQVNSQQVGGSNQQAFKALEKSLRDFINNTSWTGKKLQNFEKIKCGFSVVIGERDGNRFKGSIVVQAMRPVYNTTYESPLINLQDQRFGFEYIENESLIFNERQFSGKNLTDVVSFYIYLILGIDADSFQSMGGSQWYAKAQQIAQNSQNRNYEGWNTINEPRSRSILINEVMNPNWNQLRSTIYTYHRAGMDNLFNQDQTAGKKVIFDALMQLKMYENTFQQAFFFNLFMDTKSDEIFNIFNSGNNGGLILNDLKQTMIILSPKNIDNKWNKWKV; translated from the coding sequence ATGAAAAAAATTATAAGCTTATTTTTTCTGTTTCTTATATATACCCAAAGTTTTTCTCAGGAGCTGTTGGCAACCGTTCAGGTAAACTCCCAACAGGTCGGAGGAAGTAACCAGCAGGCGTTTAAAGCATTGGAAAAAAGTCTCAGGGATTTTATCAATAATACCAGCTGGACAGGGAAAAAGCTTCAGAATTTTGAAAAAATAAAATGTGGTTTTTCTGTTGTTATTGGAGAAAGAGACGGGAATAGATTCAAAGGGTCTATTGTGGTTCAGGCTATGCGTCCTGTTTATAATACAACTTACGAATCCCCTTTGATTAACCTTCAGGATCAGAGATTTGGTTTTGAATATATTGAAAATGAAAGTCTTATTTTTAATGAAAGACAGTTTTCAGGAAAAAATCTTACGGATGTGGTCAGCTTCTATATTTACCTTATTTTGGGGATAGATGCGGATAGCTTCCAGTCTATGGGAGGATCTCAATGGTATGCAAAAGCGCAGCAGATTGCTCAGAACTCTCAGAACAGAAACTATGAAGGCTGGAATACCATCAATGAGCCAAGAAGCCGTTCTATCTTGATTAATGAAGTTATGAATCCTAACTGGAACCAGTTACGTTCTACTATTTATACCTACCACAGAGCCGGAATGGATAACCTTTTCAATCAGGACCAGACTGCCGGGAAAAAAGTAATCTTTGATGCCCTGATGCAATTGAAAATGTACGAGAACACATTTCAGCAGGCGTTTTTCTTTAACCTGTTTATGGATACAAAAAGTGATGAGATCTTCAATATATTCAATTCCGGAAATAATGGAGGTTTGATTCTGAATGATCTTAAACAGACGATGATTATTCTTTCACCAAAAAATATTGATAATAAGTGGAATAAGTGGAAGGTGTAA
- the coaBC gene encoding bifunctional phosphopantothenoylcysteine decarboxylase/phosphopantothenate--cysteine ligase CoaBC → MSVSGKKILIAVSGGIAAYKIHFLIRDFVKKGAEVQVIMTPDAEHFVTKLSLSTLSKKPVYSEFYSDNGTWNSHVEMALWADAMIVAPCTASTLSKMVHGMCDNLVIATYMSAKCPVFIAPAMDLDMYAHPSTKKNLELAESFGHIIIPAENGELASGLVGQGRMAEPSTIFNTVEHYFTANSHFKSLEGKTVLITAGPTYEAIDPVRFIGNHSSGKMGFSLAEEASKRGAKVILISGPSFQTINDPNVELHKVTSAKEMLAKVFEFYDKIDIGIASAAVADYAPKEVAKEKIKKNDDNLTIELVKNPDILKTMGEKKTHQFLVGFALETQNEEENAKGKLEKKNLDMIVLNSLRDEGAGFKNDTNKIRIFTKTEKKEFDLKSKDDVAKDILNFVESQLLK, encoded by the coding sequence ATGAGCGTTTCCGGTAAAAAGATTCTTATCGCCGTCTCTGGTGGAATTGCGGCCTACAAAATTCATTTTTTGATAAGGGATTTTGTGAAAAAAGGAGCAGAAGTACAGGTTATTATGACTCCTGATGCAGAACATTTTGTGACAAAACTAAGCCTGTCTACACTATCCAAAAAACCGGTGTATTCAGAATTTTACAGCGATAACGGAACATGGAACAGCCATGTGGAAATGGCACTGTGGGCGGATGCTATGATCGTCGCTCCCTGTACAGCCAGTACACTGTCTAAGATGGTTCACGGGATGTGTGATAATCTGGTTATTGCAACTTATATGTCTGCAAAGTGCCCGGTTTTCATAGCCCCTGCAATGGATCTGGATATGTATGCACATCCTTCTACAAAAAAGAATCTGGAGCTTGCAGAAAGTTTTGGACATATTATTATTCCTGCTGAAAACGGTGAATTGGCAAGCGGGCTGGTAGGACAGGGAAGGATGGCAGAACCGTCAACGATTTTTAATACTGTTGAACATTATTTTACGGCAAACAGCCATTTCAAAAGCCTTGAAGGAAAAACCGTTTTAATTACAGCCGGCCCTACTTATGAAGCCATAGATCCTGTAAGGTTCATTGGGAATCATTCATCTGGAAAAATGGGTTTTTCTCTGGCCGAAGAAGCTTCAAAAAGAGGGGCAAAAGTTATTCTTATTTCGGGGCCGAGTTTCCAAACCATTAATGATCCAAATGTTGAGCTTCATAAAGTAACTTCAGCAAAAGAAATGCTGGCAAAAGTATTTGAATTCTATGATAAAATAGACATCGGCATTGCAAGTGCTGCGGTAGCTGATTATGCACCCAAAGAAGTTGCGAAAGAAAAGATCAAGAAAAATGATGATAACCTGACGATTGAACTGGTTAAGAATCCGGATATCCTTAAAACGATGGGTGAAAAGAAAACGCACCAGTTTTTGGTAGGTTTTGCTCTGGAAACCCAAAATGAAGAAGAAAATGCAAAAGGAAAACTGGAGAAGAAAAATCTGGATATGATTGTTTTAAACTCTCTGCGTGACGAAGGTGCCGGGTTTAAGAATGATACCAATAAAATAAGAATATTTACCAAAACGGAGAAAAAAGAATTCGACCTGAAATCCAAGGATGATGTAGCGAAAGATATTCTCAATTTTGTTGAATCTCAACTTTTAAAATAA
- a CDS encoding DNA-directed RNA polymerase subunit omega, translating to MSVKDTKAEVNTITYDKDKIEDKVGSIYEAIVIMGKRAEQINAEIRTELHNKLDEFAVHNSTLEEVFENREQIEISKHYEKLPKPTSIAIEEWLNEDVYFRKTEERK from the coding sequence ATGAGTGTAAAAGATACAAAAGCAGAAGTAAATACAATTACTTACGATAAAGATAAGATTGAAGATAAAGTAGGTTCAATCTATGAAGCTATTGTTATCATGGGAAAGAGAGCAGAGCAAATCAATGCGGAGATCCGTACGGAACTTCACAACAAATTAGATGAATTTGCGGTTCACAATTCTACATTAGAAGAGGTTTTCGAAAACAGAGAACAAATTGAGATCTCTAAACATTACGAAAAGCTTCCAAAGCCAACTTCAATTGCTATTGAAGAGTGGTTAAACGAAGATGTTTATTTCAGAAAAACAGAAGAGAGAAAATAA
- a CDS encoding outer membrane protein assembly factor BamD, whose product MKKYILGLFAVAVISSCVSQQERAMRSADKEFILKAANENFAKKKWKNALALYDRLANLVAGTDDFPNVGFNTAYANYYDKSYKLAGHQFKNFAVSFPKDPRAEEAAYMSALCYYEGSMDYNLDQSSTELAINELQDFLNNYPNSERSKNISQLIDELSYKLEFKAYENGRQYFKMGEYKAANVALENVLEDFPSTKLRSKIYDYIMKSRYELAMKSVYNLKAERIESALTYTRFVEKELPNTEYSKTATDLKEKLEREKEHFAVVKKETDARIAALTARQKKEAEKLADQGKTEQQVKDQISNEKKAMQLQRDSAALKTPPPAATFKIQR is encoded by the coding sequence ATGAAAAAATATATTTTAGGTCTTTTTGCTGTAGCGGTGATTTCATCTTGTGTAAGCCAGCAGGAAAGAGCAATGAGGAGTGCTGATAAAGAATTTATCTTGAAAGCAGCTAATGAAAACTTTGCTAAGAAAAAGTGGAAAAATGCATTGGCTCTTTATGACAGACTTGCAAATCTTGTGGCAGGAACAGATGATTTTCCTAATGTAGGTTTCAACACTGCTTATGCCAACTATTATGACAAGAGCTATAAGCTGGCAGGTCACCAGTTCAAAAATTTTGCAGTTAGTTTTCCAAAAGATCCAAGAGCTGAAGAAGCTGCTTATATGTCTGCATTGTGCTATTATGAAGGGTCTATGGATTACAACTTAGATCAGTCTAGTACAGAATTGGCGATCAATGAGCTACAGGACTTCCTGAACAATTATCCAAACTCTGAGAGATCTAAAAATATCAGCCAATTAATTGATGAATTGTCTTATAAGCTTGAGTTTAAAGCATATGAAAATGGAAGACAATACTTCAAAATGGGAGAGTATAAAGCTGCGAATGTAGCATTGGAAAATGTTTTGGAAGATTTTCCAAGTACAAAACTTCGTTCAAAAATTTATGATTATATCATGAAGTCCCGCTATGAACTGGCGATGAAGTCAGTTTATAATCTTAAAGCGGAGCGTATTGAAAGTGCATTGACTTATACGAGATTTGTAGAAAAAGAACTTCCTAATACAGAATATTCTAAAACAGCTACAGATCTTAAGGAAAAACTGGAAAGGGAAAAAGAACATTTTGCTGTCGTTAAAAAAGAAACAGATGCAAGAATTGCAGCTTTGACAGCAAGACAGAAAAAAGAAGCTGAAAAATTGGCTGATCAGGGTAAAACTGAACAGCAAGTTAAAGATCAGATTAGCAATGAAAAGAAAGCAATGCAGTTACAGAGGGACAGTGCAGCACTTAAGACCCCTCCTCCAGCAGCGACTTTCAAAATTCAAAGATAA
- a CDS encoding TetR/AcrR family transcriptional regulator, which translates to MKKKFTEKQIHILDIAEELIAKKGYEGTSVRDICSKANINVAMISYYFGSKEKMMSYLYQYRVLKTRENFSEFADTIKDGKPEMQLREMIKYIVSQLFKYNYFHGFVTQELRHTENLKDELLDFYQLFVKKLDEVIKKGVTSGVFTFTPKPEDILTMIIGSTLFVIRNKNFYELYVPSKNEETYTKEAEKKVRMNLLLSVFAILGYAAD; encoded by the coding sequence ATGAAAAAAAAATTTACGGAAAAACAGATTCACATACTGGATATTGCAGAAGAGCTCATTGCAAAAAAAGGATATGAGGGTACTTCTGTAAGGGATATCTGTTCCAAAGCAAATATTAATGTCGCTATGATCTCTTATTACTTCGGTTCTAAAGAGAAAATGATGTCTTATCTCTACCAGTACAGGGTGCTGAAGACCAGAGAGAATTTTTCAGAATTTGCAGATACCATTAAAGATGGTAAACCGGAAATGCAGCTGCGGGAGATGATTAAATATATCGTTTCTCAACTCTTCAAGTATAACTATTTCCATGGGTTCGTTACTCAGGAACTTCGCCATACAGAAAACCTGAAAGACGAATTGCTTGACTTCTACCAGTTATTCGTAAAAAAACTGGACGAAGTAATTAAAAAAGGAGTGACTTCCGGTGTTTTTACTTTTACCCCAAAGCCTGAAGATATCCTTACCATGATTATTGGATCCACTTTATTTGTAATCAGGAATAAAAACTTTTATGAGCTGTATGTTCCTAGTAAAAATGAAGAAACATATACCAAAGAAGCTGAAAAGAAGGTAAGAATGAATCTTTTATTAAGTGTTTTTGCAATTTTGGGATACGCTGCAGACTAA
- a CDS encoding TatD family hydrolase, producing the protein MEFFDFHHHKKYIRNGIYNLSKGIPPDFPYSIGIHPKDIEINNIEQQFSWMRSMMSENCFAIGECGLDSLVSIDQKIQEEIFLRQIKIANEVKKPLIIHCVRKFYEVISFKKKAEQPMVIHGFNKKRQIAEDLLSNNFYLSFGKAVLYNLSLQDIIKNTPLDRIFLETDNEDFNIEELYIKVSEIKGISLEQLNEQILENLHSIKNG; encoded by the coding sequence ATGGAATTTTTTGATTTTCACCATCATAAAAAATATATCAGAAACGGAATTTACAATCTGTCGAAAGGAATTCCGCCCGATTTCCCTTATTCCATCGGTATTCACCCAAAAGATATTGAGATTAATAATATAGAACAGCAGTTTTCATGGATGAGAAGCATGATGTCTGAAAACTGTTTTGCCATTGGCGAATGTGGTTTGGATTCTTTGGTTTCCATAGATCAGAAAATCCAAGAGGAGATTTTTTTAAGGCAAATAAAAATAGCAAATGAGGTAAAAAAACCTCTAATTATTCATTGTGTAAGAAAATTTTATGAGGTCATTTCTTTTAAAAAGAAGGCCGAACAGCCGATGGTTATCCATGGTTTCAATAAAAAACGCCAAATTGCTGAAGATCTTCTGAGCAATAATTTTTACCTGAGTTTTGGAAAAGCTGTTTTGTATAATTTATCTTTGCAGGATATTATTAAAAACACTCCGTTAGACAGAATCTTTTTAGAAACTGATAATGAAGACTTTAACATTGAAGAATTGTACATTAAAGTTTCGGAAATAAAAGGTATTTCTCTGGAACAACTGAATGAACAAATTTTAGAAAATTTACACTCAATAAAAAATGGATAA
- a CDS encoding ThiF family adenylyltransferase, producing MDKYWLERTELLIKEEGLDKLIKANVLVVGLGGVGSFAAEFLARAGVGNMTIVDGDTVDITNINRQLPALHSTVGKHKVDVVAERLLDINPLLNLTKINEFLNPERMDEVLDSAKFDYVLDCIDSVTPKLSLIIAAKRRRIKIVSSMGAGGKTDPSKVLVRDISKTEHCHLARQVRKRLKKVKIDKGVRCVFANDIQDEESLKMTDGTNYKRSFYGTISYMPAIFGLYTASEVINHLLNQD from the coding sequence ATGGATAAATACTGGCTGGAAAGAACTGAACTTTTGATAAAGGAAGAGGGATTAGATAAGTTGATAAAGGCGAATGTACTTGTGGTAGGTCTGGGCGGAGTAGGTTCTTTTGCCGCAGAATTTCTTGCGAGAGCCGGAGTAGGAAATATGACCATTGTGGATGGTGACACGGTAGATATTACCAATATCAACAGACAGCTGCCTGCTTTACACTCTACTGTCGGAAAACATAAGGTGGATGTGGTTGCTGAAAGGCTTCTTGACATCAATCCACTGCTTAATTTAACGAAAATCAATGAATTTCTGAATCCGGAAAGAATGGATGAAGTTTTAGATTCTGCAAAATTTGATTATGTTTTGGACTGCATTGACAGTGTTACTCCAAAGCTTTCCTTGATTATCGCTGCCAAAAGAAGAAGGATAAAAATTGTAAGCTCAATGGGAGCCGGCGGAAAAACTGATCCAAGCAAAGTATTGGTAAGAGATATCAGCAAAACCGAACATTGCCACCTTGCAAGGCAAGTAAGAAAAAGGCTGAAAAAAGTAAAAATTGATAAAGGAGTCCGTTGTGTTTTTGCCAATGATATTCAGGATGAAGAAAGTTTGAAAATGACTGACGGAACCAATTACAAAAGATCTTTTTACGGAACAATAAGCTATATGCCTGCCATTTTCGGGTTGTACACAGCTTCAGAAGTGATTAATCATTTATTAAATCAGGATTAA
- the rnpA gene encoding ribonuclease P protein component yields MTNSKYPRAEKLKKNTEISLLFDKGKWRTSGNLRIIILKDKATLPVEAPRFGVSVSKRYFKRAVHRNRIKRLLRECYRLNKDLFKQAFGERTMAMLFWASPEIPPKFQDVEAQFIKLCEAQKK; encoded by the coding sequence ATGACAAATTCCAAGTATCCCAGAGCGGAAAAGCTCAAAAAAAATACGGAAATCAGTTTGCTTTTTGATAAGGGCAAATGGAGAACCAGTGGAAATCTGAGAATTATTATTCTGAAAGATAAGGCCACCCTTCCTGTAGAAGCCCCCAGATTTGGGGTTTCTGTTTCTAAAAGATATTTTAAAAGAGCTGTACACCGGAACCGTATCAAAAGATTGCTGAGAGAATGCTATCGTTTGAATAAGGATTTATTTAAACAAGCTTTCGGAGAAAGAACGATGGCCATGTTATTTTGGGCATCCCCTGAGATACCTCCGAAATTTCAGGATGTGGAAGCTCAGTTTATAAAGCTTTGTGAAGCACAGAAAAAATAA
- a CDS encoding DUF4126 domain-containing protein: MLDNIPYFSYAISAFIGIGLAAATGFRVFLPMFIVSLVSYFNWIPMNEHFEWLAGLPALITTGIATVAEILAYYIPFIDHLLDAVSIPMATVAGSILFASQFTELGTFPQWALALIAGGGTAATISSGFAGIRAASTATTGGLGNSVVGTTETAGAGLMSVLAIAAPVIAAIFAIIILILVIVFGRRAWKKLRKNKSNPQNL; encoded by the coding sequence ATGTTAGACAATATTCCCTATTTTTCTTATGCCATCAGTGCATTTATCGGAATTGGATTGGCAGCCGCTACGGGATTCCGGGTGTTTCTCCCGATGTTTATCGTAAGTCTTGTGTCTTATTTCAACTGGATTCCCATGAATGAGCATTTTGAGTGGCTTGCTGGCCTTCCTGCGTTGATTACAACAGGTATTGCTACAGTAGCCGAGATCCTGGCCTATTATATCCCTTTTATTGATCATTTGCTGGATGCGGTCTCTATTCCGATGGCGACGGTAGCAGGTTCTATATTATTTGCCAGTCAGTTTACTGAACTGGGAACATTTCCACAATGGGCACTGGCCTTAATTGCGGGTGGAGGTACAGCAGCCACAATCAGCTCCGGATTTGCAGGAATACGGGCCGCTTCTACGGCAACAACCGGAGGATTGGGGAATTCTGTGGTAGGAACTACAGAAACAGCCGGAGCAGGTCTTATGTCTGTTCTTGCTATAGCAGCACCGGTTATCGCAGCAATTTTTGCAATAATTATATTAATTCTTGTTATTGTTTTTGGGCGGAGGGCCTGGAAAAAATTAAGAAAAAATAAAAGTAATCCACAGAATTTATAA
- a CDS encoding tol-pal system YbgF family protein, translating into MNPRVLELIKNPKNIQLEDLGLLKEEIHTFPYIQNIRALHLYGVHLYEKENYQKELSTTAAYTTDKKILYQLINGKIKQEPKSEVVEEKKPSKIIEKPTLLTQKAKSFPIKREEDASVEKPAEEQGTACVLSTVQEVKHIYVNGERNRILFEGEENFLDEQNSETIDIESTLESGILVTQKAEPVVEEPLQQEEKQTETEEKAGENFTPETIIQEDQISSEKEEEKIDEEENTSFHEVSPLVPEENIEVAAGEPINAGSADNETMSVSDEEPAPQEIQAEVEENVGENFTSETIIDEGPISAEEGNNNEEESLLEVSDAEVSFHGTDSFMPDVKIQANNEEISETAEVSQPHVNKHEEEMRRLIEEVEKKMKEAKPVLQEEKAELEEVADHEISFAETQNFHFWSTSEDKPEEIKKEKEKAQEEITENQLPLEEESKAEIAEEREEEQEETPEVQSAWKPMSVESNMPDSLISKSKEVPAPEVKTPAVEIITAAEPEIIIEEAQPSETVETVTEAVQEETLPVEEETGAVESSEEEKIAAEVSKEEVPVMNVSFFGTDISTLKVEEKQKEGKEEPVEQIQEVTMKDTTQPQLDSNVPGFINTWQSWLKIDRTEEIVKEQKTEIKEKAIEAFIENNPRISQLKEESSYVVKEKNDDISHLMTETLANLYFEQKLYTKAIKAFEILIKKNPEKKEYFESKIQDIKDFRSKN; encoded by the coding sequence ATGAATCCGAGAGTTTTAGAATTAATAAAAAATCCGAAAAATATTCAGTTAGAAGACCTTGGTCTTTTGAAAGAAGAGATTCATACTTTTCCTTATATTCAAAATATCAGGGCACTTCACTTGTATGGAGTCCATCTGTACGAAAAAGAGAACTATCAGAAAGAGCTTTCTACAACAGCGGCATATACTACAGATAAAAAGATTTTATATCAGTTGATCAACGGTAAGATCAAACAAGAGCCCAAATCGGAGGTTGTTGAAGAGAAGAAGCCATCTAAAATAATTGAAAAACCGACTCTATTAACCCAGAAAGCAAAGTCTTTCCCTATCAAAAGAGAAGAGGACGCTTCTGTAGAAAAACCAGCAGAAGAGCAGGGAACAGCATGTGTCTTATCAACCGTACAGGAGGTTAAACATATTTATGTAAATGGTGAACGAAACAGAATTTTATTTGAAGGAGAAGAAAATTTCCTTGATGAGCAAAATTCTGAAACAATAGATATTGAGTCTACTCTGGAATCAGGGATTTTGGTAACCCAAAAAGCTGAACCTGTAGTGGAAGAACCTCTTCAGCAAGAAGAAAAGCAGACAGAAACAGAGGAAAAGGCAGGAGAAAACTTTACACCGGAAACTATTATTCAGGAAGATCAGATTTCTTCAGAAAAAGAAGAAGAAAAAATTGATGAAGAAGAAAATACCAGCTTCCATGAGGTTTCTCCTTTAGTACCAGAGGAAAATATTGAAGTAGCAGCAGGAGAGCCTATAAATGCAGGATCGGCCGATAATGAAACTATGTCTGTTTCTGATGAAGAACCTGCTCCGCAAGAAATACAAGCAGAAGTAGAAGAGAATGTAGGAGAAAACTTTACGTCAGAAACCATTATTGATGAAGGCCCGATTTCTGCTGAAGAAGGAAATAATAATGAAGAAGAATCATTATTAGAAGTATCCGATGCCGAAGTAAGTTTCCATGGAACAGATTCATTCATGCCTGATGTTAAAATCCAGGCCAACAACGAAGAAATTTCTGAAACAGCTGAAGTTTCCCAGCCTCATGTCAATAAACATGAGGAAGAAATGAGACGTCTCATCGAAGAAGTTGAGAAAAAGATGAAGGAGGCTAAACCTGTTCTTCAAGAAGAAAAGGCAGAGCTTGAGGAAGTTGCAGACCACGAAATTAGCTTTGCTGAAACCCAGAATTTCCATTTCTGGTCAACAAGTGAAGACAAACCAGAGGAAATCAAAAAAGAGAAGGAGAAGGCTCAGGAAGAAATTACTGAGAATCAATTACCTTTAGAAGAGGAGTCTAAAGCTGAAATTGCTGAGGAAAGAGAAGAAGAGCAAGAAGAAACTCCCGAAGTTCAGTCCGCATGGAAACCCATGAGTGTGGAATCCAATATGCCTGATTCATTAATCAGCAAATCTAAAGAAGTACCAGCTCCTGAAGTAAAAACTCCTGCAGTAGAAATAATCACTGCAGCAGAGCCAGAAATAATAATTGAAGAGGCACAGCCTTCAGAAACGGTCGAAACTGTTACAGAAGCTGTTCAGGAAGAAACTCTGCCTGTAGAAGAAGAAACAGGCGCTGTTGAATCATCTGAAGAAGAAAAAATCGCTGCAGAAGTATCAAAAGAAGAAGTTCCTGTGATGAATGTTTCTTTCTTTGGAACTGATATTTCTACCCTCAAGGTTGAAGAAAAGCAGAAGGAAGGTAAAGAAGAACCTGTAGAGCAAATACAGGAAGTTACTATGAAGGATACAACACAGCCGCAATTAGACAGTAATGTTCCCGGTTTTATCAACACCTGGCAAAGCTGGCTTAAGATTGACAGAACGGAAGAAATCGTAAAGGAGCAAAAAACCGAAATCAAAGAGAAAGCTATTGAAGCCTTTATTGAAAACAACCCTAGAATCAGCCAGCTAAAAGAAGAAAGTTCATATGTTGTAAAAGAAAAGAACGACGATATCTCACATTTGATGACAGAGACGTTGGCGAATCTTTATTTTGAACAGAAATTATACACAAAAGCGATAAAAGCGTTTGAAATACTAATTAAAAAGAATCCTGAGAAAAAAGAATATTTTGAATCTAAAATTCAGGATATTAAGGACTTCAGAAGTAAAAATTAA
- a CDS encoding LptE family protein translates to MNFKIKNISLKQSLLKVMLFALLGVLNSCYSFTGSSLTDEKTVQINEFPNNAPLVNPALSQQFSTAIQNRFLQRTTLKGTKENPDILIEGEITDYSITPTTISSNTQTNPSGGVIQQAQNKLTITVKVHYENKIHPDASFDRTYSDEAAFNSDVSLSQIEDQQVKLVTDRIINKIFNDIVANW, encoded by the coding sequence ATGAATTTTAAAATTAAAAATATCAGCCTGAAACAATCACTGCTTAAGGTAATGCTTTTTGCATTGCTGGGAGTTTTAAATTCATGTTACAGCTTTACGGGATCGTCTCTTACAGATGAAAAGACGGTTCAGATCAATGAATTTCCCAATAATGCTCCCCTTGTAAACCCTGCATTATCTCAACAGTTTTCTACAGCAATACAAAATAGGTTTCTTCAGAGAACAACACTGAAAGGGACAAAAGAAAATCCTGATATCCTGATAGAAGGAGAAATTACGGACTATTCCATTACTCCTACCACAATCAGTTCCAATACCCAGACAAATCCTTCTGGCGGAGTGATTCAGCAGGCACAGAATAAACTTACGATTACAGTAAAGGTACACTATGAAAATAAAATTCATCCGGATGCAAGTTTCGACAGAACCTATTCCGATGAAGCAGCTTTCAACAGTGATGTATCACTAAGTCAAATCGAAGACCAGCAGGTAAAGCTGGTGACAGATAGAATTATTAATAAGATATTTAACGACATTGTAGCGAATTGGTAA
- a CDS encoding sigma-54-dependent Fis family transcriptional regulator, which yields MSNELQSIKNRFGIIGNFPALNRALEKSIQVAPTDISVLVIGESGVGKEFIPKIIHSESKRKHQPYIVVNCGAIPEGTIDSELFGHEKGAFTGATATRKGYFEVADGGTIFLDEVGELPLQTQVRLLRVLESGEFMKVGSSQVQKTNVRIVAATNVNMMKAIHDGRFREDLYYRLNTVQIDMPPLRERKGDIHLLFRKFAIDFAEKYRMPELELEQSAVHYIESYSFPGNVRQLRNLVEQMTVVERNRNITAEKLAEYIPMETHLPMVVNNQNTSKQNDFGSEREIMYKILFDMRNDINDLKSLTSELIKNRGTADLSNHEKNLINRIYTPETQPQVNSGSLVYFENNNETPVVQTPTIISTPDDSYEDIEDIEVEENRPESLSLQNNEKDLIIKALEKHKGRRNRAADELGISQRTLYRKIKQYNLED from the coding sequence ATGAGCAACGAGTTACAAAGCATAAAAAACCGTTTCGGAATTATCGGAAACTTTCCGGCACTCAACCGGGCGCTGGAAAAATCTATTCAGGTAGCACCTACAGATATTTCTGTGCTGGTGATAGGGGAAAGTGGTGTGGGAAAAGAGTTTATTCCGAAAATTATCCATTCAGAATCCAAAAGAAAACATCAGCCTTATATTGTGGTAAACTGTGGAGCAATTCCGGAAGGTACCATAGATTCTGAGCTGTTCGGGCACGAAAAAGGAGCTTTTACAGGTGCTACAGCTACAAGAAAAGGATATTTTGAAGTCGCAGATGGTGGAACGATCTTTTTGGATGAGGTAGGAGAATTGCCATTACAGACGCAGGTTCGTCTTTTGAGAGTTCTGGAAAGCGGTGAATTCATGAAAGTGGGTTCTTCACAGGTGCAGAAAACCAATGTGAGAATTGTTGCCGCTACCAACGTCAATATGATGAAAGCAATCCATGACGGAAGATTCCGTGAGGATTTATATTACCGTTTGAATACCGTTCAGATTGATATGCCGCCTTTGAGAGAGCGAAAAGGAGATATTCATTTGCTGTTCAGAAAGTTTGCGATAGACTTTGCAGAAAAGTACAGAATGCCGGAACTGGAACTGGAGCAGAGCGCAGTTCATTATATAGAAAGTTATTCCTTCCCGGGTAACGTCCGTCAATTAAGAAACTTGGTAGAGCAGATGACCGTTGTGGAAAGAAACAGAAATATCACTGCTGAAAAACTTGCTGAGTATATTCCGATGGAAACACACCTTCCAATGGTGGTGAACAATCAAAATACTTCTAAACAGAATGATTTTGGTAGTGAAAGAGAAATCATGTATAAAATTCTATTCGATATGAGGAATGATATTAATGATTTAAAATCCTTAACTTCGGAATTGATTAAGAACAGAGGAACGGCAGATCTGAGTAATCATGAAAAAAACCTGATCAACAGGATTTATACCCCTGAAACTCAGCCGCAGGTAAACTCCGGGTCTTTAGTCTATTTTGAAAATAATAATGAAACACCAGTAGTTCAGACTCCTACAATTATCTCGACTCCTGATGACAGCTATGAAGATATTGAAGATATCGAGGTAGAAGAAAACAGGCCGGAGTCACTTTCTCTTCAGAACAATGAAAAAGACTTGATTATCAAGGCATTGGAGAAACATAAGGGGCGTAGAAACAGAGCGGCAGATGAATTGGGAATCTCACAAAGAACTTTATACAGAAAAATAAAACAATATAACCTGGAAGATTAG